From a region of the Anomalospiza imberbis isolate Cuckoo-Finch-1a 21T00152 chromosome 3, ASM3175350v1, whole genome shotgun sequence genome:
- the CMPK2 gene encoding UMP-CMP kinase 2, mitochondrial, with translation MLGRCAPGSPGSRPVVRALPPSASALRQRLRQCAERIPEAEAVLDLLEKCPEHQKKGGFPVIVFEGLDATGKTTVTQAVKDTLNGILLQSPPACISQWRTVFDDEPTPIKRAFYAAGNYILASEIAKASTQAPVIIDRYWHSTAAYAIATETSGKVQDLPPAQDEVYQWPEDLLKPDLVLLLTVDPEERVRRLQHRGLEKTKEEAELEANSLFRQRVEESYKRMVNPACQEVDASPSKEEVLKTVLQLIKKHYAF, from the exons ATGCTGGGGCGCTGCGCCCCGGGCTCACCGGGCTCCCGGCCCGTGGTCCGTGCCCTGCCGCCCTCCGCCAGCGCCCTCCGCCAGCGCCTGCGCCAG TGTGCAGAACGGATCCCAGAGGCTGAAGCAGTACTCGACCTGCTGGAGAAATGCCCAGAGCACCAAAAAAAGGGAGGTTTTCCCGTCATAGTTTTTGAGGGCTTGGATGCCACGG GCAAAACCACAGTGACCCAGGCTGTTAAGGACACCCTGAATGGCATTCTGCTGCAGTCCCCACCAGCCTGCATCAGCCAGTGGAGGACTGTATTTGATGATGAGCCAACACCCATTAAAAGAGCATTTTATGCTGCGGGCAACTACATTCTGGCTTCAGAGATTGCAAAAGCATCCACTCAGGCACCTGTGATCATAGACAG ATactggcacagcacagctgcctACGCAATTGCCACTGAAACAAGTGGGAAAGTCCAGGATCTTCCACCAGCTCAAGATGAGGTGTATCAGTGGCCTGAGGATCTTCTTAAACCTGATCTTGTTCTTCTCCTGACTGTTGACCCTGAAGAACGAGTCCGGAGACTTCAGCATCGGGGGTTGGAGAAAACAAAGGAGGAAGCTGAGTTGGAAGCTAACAGCTTGTTTCGCCAAAG AGTTGAAGAGTCGTACAAAAGGATGGTGAATCCTGCATGCCAAGAGGTTGATGCCAGCCCCTCCAAGGAAGAGGTTCTCAAGACTGTTCTACAACTAATTAAGAAACACtatgctttttaa